The segment GAGATTAACACATTAAGAATTAATCTTGACACAAAATTCAGCACAACATTAAGAAAAAGTAgtagatgaaagaaaaaataccACGGCAGTAAGGTTCAAGTGTCTAAACAAGATAAACATGACACAGAACAACAAATACAAATCCCAGAGCACTAATCAgctaaataattagaaaaactatattaattgtttataGTCCTATCTACTAATTTTACGAAATGGGCATGGACATGATGATTTAAAAGTTGGAAGGGGGTATGAATATTCAAATAAAGTTGGGATTATCTTTTGCTTCCTTCTCTGCAAAAATGAAAAGTATGTTCCTATGGCAGCATTTAAATTGTAGGATTATTTAAGAGACGTTTCATGAATATCTAACTCAAGTTTAACTAAGGGGAACAACTTTCTGTTGACTATTGAATACAGTAACCATAGGAGGACTTAAATAATCACCTTCAGAATCAGAAGAGAACTTGAAACTGACGACGTATTCTGGAAATATGTGTGTACTCATATTCATAGTCCAGACTACATAACACTTCGGATTTTCAACGCTATCGACACCATTATCGAAATCCTCACTACTGGGATGGAACTGCTTTGATCCAGGACAAACCAGTTCCATGTTTCCCATTATTACACGGCATAAAACCATGTATTGTACACCATTTTCGTCAATATCAGAACACTTTGCACTGTAAAGAAGATGAAAGCACCAACATTAATAAACTTCATAATGAGAACAAACAAATCGACAAAAAAATGCGATAATGGCACAGGTCAGCCGCAGAGGCCTAAAATTCAAAGTAACAAGGAGAAGCAACCAAATAAAATGAACTCCTTTAAGGATCGAAGAACATCTTATCCAATATCAGCAAGACAACCATAACAAGTGGAATCTCAAGACAACAATGACACAAAAGGCTAGCATGGAATACCGACTGTGTACATGAAATTCCTCTAAAACCCTATGAAATTACTTGAACACAATTATATCAGCACATAACACAGATCATTATTTGCATCTTTTACAAGCCAGGTATGTAATCTGGCAAGCACCAAGGAATCAATTAAACGGATAGAATAATGTGGGAGATCATTAACGCTGGCTGGATCAAAACCGATCTAGTCTAGTATTAAAAACCTGAATATCAACAAGAAGGATCTTCTGTgaaaattcaaacaaataacCATTCAGGAAAATGGACAAGGTactatacacaaaaaaaaaaacataggtTACGTATCATTACACGTTCTACCAACCAAAAGAACTTGTTTCTAAAATGCACCTGTAATGTCCTCCTTCAACTTTGTCCATATTGCACAAAAATTCAGTTTGACTGAAAATCAAAAGGTGGAAATAACACTACCTGATCTCACTGCAATTAGCAGGGAAAAGATGAACACCAATGCCGTAACTGGAGTTGGTTCTGGATGGATAATAATTAGCAAGCCCATACTTCATAATACTCGTAATCATTCCTTTAGAAGAAGGAAGCCAAGCATAACTAACAGTGGCATCCCCACGATGCTTCCTCAAAATTTCCACCTGCTTTTGAAAGAGTTCCTTTCGAACTTCCATGAAAGTACTTGAGATACGTTGCAATTCAATTATGTTTGCACTTGCAGCTGAACTGATACCCTTGAGAAACATCTCACTCACAGCTTTGGGGTCCATATGTTTCCACTTAGAGTCGTACCTGCCGACAGCATTTTCCACCATTTGATAATTTTCCACAGAATCGTCCTTGGCTTTTGTATCTGATATCCTGACATGATCATCACCAACTTTTGCAATGCGATTTTTCGCTGCAGGTTCATGACAAAAGTTCACTTGCTCAACATTAGCATTGGACTCTCCACTAGATTCCTCCGAACTTGATATATCCGCCCCATTAACTTCAATCTCCAGTCGCAACTCCAGATCATTGGATCCCTCTGTCTCAGAATCCACGTCTATGCAGTCATTGTCTTCACAGTGACAAGGCTCATGCAGTTCATCACAATAAGCAAAGACTTCTGGGAAAAAGCACTTGCCTGCTTCATCAATCCATGCAATAGGCTGCTGCATACCTGACTTCAGGTCCAACAGCATCATATGGAAGAAATCTAGCACATAGTTATTACCATTGAATACCACCTCTCTCGCAGATCTCTTTATCCGGAGATCTTGCTTAGCCATTGACACAATGTTATCAGGGAAATCAGTCCATTGACTGTTCTGATAGTACATCAAACGTTGTGGAAGCCCACTTCTCCTAAAATTAAGATAGTATCTAAGTAGAGATTCTTTTTGGTGAAATTTGTAGCCACCGCACCTGCTTCTTGATCCATTCAGCTTCGTCCGCTTTCCAAGCGGGCGGATTGATGAGTTCAGCAAGGGTCGCACTGGCAATATCATGTGTGCAGCCCCAGAGAGATGGGTCTCGCATCGAGCTTCCCGCTTTCTCTTCAAGTCGACAACAATGTTCCGGCTTCTATCCAATACCTTTTCGAATTTTGTTTCCATATTTACCTACAGGATCAATCCCTATCCACTGGTTTAAAGCCAAAGGTTCAAAGATAACAGCTATATACAAACCGGCCTCAGTTTCGCCTCAGAGAGACCACATCCATGCCATTGACAGAAGTTGATAAACCTgacaaaatcaaaacaataacACCATTATATGTTACATAAGATTTGCATCCAACATAATTCATAACTAATTGAAACATAGTCCCTCCATCTACATATTTCTTTGCTTTTTAAAAGATCAACATGACAAATTTTCTAGTCAAACTGGATGTGGACAAATTAGCTTTCTGAAATTGATACAAGGAGATCTGAGAACTACAAAATAACATATTACCAACCAACAAACAGCATGTGAAATATTACAAGCTATAAGGTTgcatattaatttgaaaaaaaaaatgaaaggaagTTGGGTAAGATTACCAGTGATGAACTTCTCATAACATACCACGCACAAAAATGCATCCAAGAGCAGTTCTCAATTGATCTCTTAATCAGCAATAAAAGCTAAACAAACTAGTGCCCTTATTAACAATATAAACTCACTGCACAATAAGAAAAAACAGATATTATTTTCAGATAATGTACAAA is part of the Solanum pennellii chromosome 8, SPENNV200 genome and harbors:
- the LOC107028375 gene encoding inactive poly [ADP-ribose] polymerase RCD1-like; amino-acid sequence: METKFEKVLDRSRNIVVDLKRKREARCETHLSGAAHMILPVRPLLNSSIRPLGKRTKLNGSRSRCGGYKFHQKESLLRYYLNFRRSGLPQRLMYYQNSQWTDFPDNIVSMAKQDLRIKRSAREVVFNGNNYVLDFFHMMLLDLKSGMQQPIAWIDEAGKCFFPEVFAYCDELHEPCHCEDNDCIDVDSETEGSNDLELRLEIEVNGADISSSEESSGESNANVEQVNFCHEPAAKNRIAKVGDDHVRISDTKAKDDSVENYQMVENAVGRYDSKWKHMDPKAVSEMFLKGISSAASANIIELQRISSTFMEVRKELFQKQVEILRKHRGDATVSYAWLPSSKGMITSIMKYGLANYYPSRTNSSYGIGVHLFPANCSEISAKCSDIDENGVQYMVLCRVIMGNMELVCPGSKQFHPSSEDFDNGVDSVENPKCYVVWTMNMSTHIFPEYVVSFKFSSDSEGYLVGNRSPNVSAVTSYQGPADTLPAVLGSDCYQNSLGLASKKASRTPKSPWMPFPMLFAAISRKVRQEDMNLVCSNYELFKGKKINRDEFVRKLRLIVGDTLLRSTITSLQCQVPPKSMEMVTVKQEQESICLE